In Dermacentor albipictus isolate Rhodes 1998 colony chromosome 6, USDA_Dalb.pri_finalv2, whole genome shotgun sequence, the following proteins share a genomic window:
- the LOC135895737 gene encoding NLR family CARD domain-containing protein 3-like has product MSLMISTLLPGITDTCSSSARKDCWLCEEVTQWNFFLSPFCLKLEEEEAGNLCLRTLTNAWRYDNDTFDVVNGVGYSTTYALACLTRQHRCIKRLSLGHHVFESRGTSSQVETVVEALRPESAVECIEISGGATRYWNSLLNAVGSVAALRSLRIEDAVIDSSLVWRLAELFAANGGRLQELVISASEAVPDIPRQLICAIDQCEALTELSLDGHLALEATTALERLLQSNKSIQKLSLRDRRQNQAFLSALCGGLSLNFSPTELQYECASLNFGELLKLLMSSRVLKHLVLSGDECKPGTFGKHDGMWLNKFLARNTELRSLAVRHCTWTLDAAEEVAAGISLNGSLERFDLSQCHMDLNTVMTLCSGLESNDTLKRLMFHPDEKFLHAPIDLSGKLLAAACFTRVVTTWPEACVPYLATALKEPALCPPELHISTTGFSDTSFARLCAALGSSTIKHLSAKFSNCDFNPAMQLRDAVIANCSIRTLALQEDSIATDVCFAVAEALEKNRTVTEISFSINNLNERNVKYLSSVATGSDVLEKVSLNCITAIPLFIDHLRSISFSLKHNGTLTGFYIFEERRRIECVVAEVKDSVDKNRRKWNCALQFVLEPRINKCWAEAFESLQKKPCFLPRVAAAAGKSLEDASRMIRSAERFIARNYLLVTEVVSRGVTCHTHQRTQVDSLNSDCWLVIGQYLSVFDVLDKGPIFANLGS; this is encoded by the exons ATGTCTTTGATGATTTCTACGTTGCTACCTGGTATCACCGACACTTGTTCGTCGTCAGCGAGGAAGGACTGTTGGCTCTGCGAAGAGGTGACGCAGTGGAATTTCTTCTTAAGCCCCTTCTGTCTTAAACTGGAGGAGGAAGAGGCCGGAAACTTGTGTCTGCGGACTTTGACCAACGCCTGGCGATACGATAACGATACGTTTGACGTAGTAAACGGCGTAGGTTACAGCACGACCTATGCTCTGGCGTGCCTTACCCGTCAGCACAGATGTATCAAAAGGCTGAGCCTTGGCCATCACGTGTTCGAATCTCGGGGGACTTCATCTCAAGTCGAAACCGTAGTCGAAGCACTAAGACCAGAGAGCGCCGTTGAGTGCATAGAGATTTCCGGAGGCGCAACCCGTTATTGGAATTCATTGCTGAATGCTGTCGGTAGCGTTGCCGCTTTAAGGAGCCTGCGTATCGAAGACGCTGTCATCGACAGTAGCCTGGTATGGAGGCTCGCCGAACTTTTTGCGGCAAATGGAGGACGTCTGCAGGAACTTGTCATTTCCGCAAGCGAGGCGGTCCCTGACATACCCAGGCAGCTGATTTGTGCCATCGACCAGTGTGAAGCCCTGACTGAGCTGTCACTTGATGGCCATCTGGCGTTAGAGGCTACCACTGCCTTGGAACGACTTCTCCAGTCAAATAAGTCCATCCAGAAGCTTTCTCTGCGAGACAGAAGACAAAACCAAGCCTTTTTAAGTGCGCTCTGCGGTGGGCTTAGCTTGAACTTCTCACCCACAGAGCTACAATATGAATGTGCCTCTTTGAACTTCGGAGAGCTGCTCAAGCTACTCATGTCCAGCCGAGTGCTGAAGCATCTGGTTTTGAGCGGCGACGAGTGCAAACCGGGAACGTTCGGAAAACATGACGGCATGTGGTTGAATAAGTTTTTGGCGCGTAATACCGAACTTCGCAGCTTGGCAGTTCGACACTGCACTTGGACGCTTGATGCTGCTGAAGAAGTTGCTGCCGGAATCTCACTTAATGGCTCCCTGGAGCGTTTTGACCTTTCTCAGTGTCACATGGACTTAAACACAGTGATGACATTGTGCAGTGGACTCGAAAGCAATGATACTTTGAAGCGGCTTATGTTTCATCCCGACGAGAAATTCTTGCATGCGCC GATTGATTTGTCTGGAAAGCTGCTGGCTGCTGCATGCTTCACTCGTGTGGTCACAACTTGGCCCGAGGCATGTGTGCCGTATCTCGCAACAGCCCTGAAGGAACCTGCGCTGTGCCCGCCAGAGCTGCACATCAGCACCACCGGGTTTTCTGACACATCTTTTGCGCGGCTGTGTGCAGCTCTTGGCTCCAGCACCATAAAGCACCTCTCTGCGAAATTCTCCAACTGTGACTTCAATCCGGCGATGCAGTTGCGTGATGCAGTCATTGCCAACTGCTCCATCAGGACGCTTGCATTGCAGGAGGACAGCATCGCTACCGACGTGTGTTTTGCTGTGGCAGAAGCCCTAGAGAAAAACAGAACAGTGACCGAAATTTCCTTCAGCATCAACAACCTAAATGAGAGAAATGTAAAATATCTCTCGTCAGTGGCTACTGGCAGTGATGTCTTGGAAAAAGTGTCGCTAAACTGCATCACTGCAATACCGTTGTTTATAGACCACCTACGCAGCATTTCTTTTTCGCTGAAGCACAACGGTACACTAACAGGTTTTTACATCTTCGAAGAGAGACGCCGCATTGAATGTGTAGTTGCTGAAGTCAAGGACAGTGTAGATAAGAATCGGAGAAAGTGGAACTGCGCGCTTCAATTTGTTCTTGAACCTCGCATCAACAAGTGCTGGGCAGAGGCATTCGAGTCATTGCAAAAAAAGCCTTGTTTTCTCCCACGTGTTGCGGCTGCCGCAGGAAAGTCATTGGAAGATGCGTCGAGAATGATCAGATCGGCCGAGCGTTTCATTGCAAGAAACTACCTTTTAGTAACTGAAGTGGTGTCTCGAGGTGTTACTTGTCATACTCATCAGAGGACTCAGGTGGACAGCCTCAACAGCGACTGCTGGCTGGTCATTGGGCAGTATCTAAGCGTGTTCGACGTGCTTGACAAAGGGCCCATATTTGCAAATTTAGGCTCATAA